The genomic region TTTTGTTTTGGGCGATAATAGATATGCTAGTTATGACTCGCGAGCGTGGGGGACTGTAACAAAAGATAAAATTATTGGTATAGTTCGTTTGAGAGTTTGGCCATTTAATAATGTAAAAGCTTTTTCAACGGTCCAATATCAAAATTAATTAAAATATGGGAAGAAGACCAAAAGATTTTTTCAAAAATAAAATAAAAAGGCCAAAAATGAAAACAATTCTTCAGGCGCCTAAGGGTATGCCTGATATTTTACCTGAGGAGAATTTAATTAGACGTAAAATTTTAAAAGTGGTAGAGGAGTTAGCGGATTTTTATGGTTTTGGCCAAATCGAGACGCCTATTTTGGAAGAAACAAAACTATTTCTACATGGTACTGGCCCAACAAGTGATGTTGTTCAAAAACAGATGTTTAATTTAAAGACACCCGGGAAAGACTTGTTATCTTTACGTCCCGAATTTACGCCCAATATTGTCCGCGCATATTTAGAAAACGGGATGTTCAATTGGTCTAAGCCAGTTAAATTATTTGCCTGGGGTCCCGTCTTTCGTTATGAACAACCGCAAAGAGGAAGATATCGCCAATTTTGGCAATGTAATTTTGAAATTTTAGGATCATCAGATTCTATTTATGACGTTTTAATTATTCAATTATTTTTTAATTTATTTACTGAATTGAAAATTAAAGATTTAATTGTTGAAGTTAATACCATTGGTTGCGATAATTGTCGACCAATCTGGCACAAAGAATTAAAAAATTATTTTAAATCCAAAAGAAAATTTTTATGCGTTGATTGTAAAAATCGTTTAAAATTAAATCCTTTGAGAATTTTGGATTGTAAAAATGAAAGTTGTCAAAATTTAAAAAATGATGCCCCTAAAATGATGGATTATTTATGCACTGAATGCCGCCATCATTTTAAACAAATATTAGAATACTTGGAATCTTTAGGGTTGCCATATACAATTAATCCATATTTAGTGCGCGGATTAGATTATTATACTAAAACCGTTTTTGAAATTAGGAAAAATGATGATAATTTAGCATTGTGCGGTGGTGGAAGATATGATTATTTAGTTGAAATGTTGGGCGGCAAGTCAACACCTGCTGTTGGTGGAGCGGCTGGAGTCGAACGTTTAGTAGAAATTGTTAAAAAAACTTTGAAATTAGATAACAATCACAAAGCAAAAGTATTTTTAGTAGCGATCGGGGATTTGGCCAAACAGAAAGCATTACAATATATAGAAGTATTCCGTAAGGCCAAGATTGATGTGATTGAATCTTTTGCTCACGAATCATTAAAAGCTCAAATGAGGCAAGCGGATAAAGTTGGAGTCCATTATGTTATTATTATAGGCCAGAAAGAAGCTATTGATGGTACGGTAATTTTAAGGGATATGACAGCCAGCATTCAAGAAGTTATTGATGGTAATAAAATCGTTGATGAATTGAAAAAAAGATTTAAAAATGATATTATAAAAACATTATAAATCATATGAATGAGTGTATTTTTTGCCAAATTATTAATAAAAAAATTCCCTCAGAAATCGTTTTAGAAAACGATAAAGTTATTGTTTTTAAAGATATAAATCCCAAAGCCGAAATCCATCTTTTGATTGTTCCCAAAAAACATATAGCAAATATAAACGAAATTAATGAAGAAGATAGGGAATTGTTGGGAGAACTTTTTTTAACTGCTAAAAAAATAGCACAACAATTATCATTAATTGAAAAAGGTTATAAATTGGTAATGAATGTTGGTCGAGGCGCCGGTCAATTAATCGACCACATTCATTTACATCTTTTAAGTGGTTCATTTAATAGGTCGCTTAAAGAAATATAAATAAAGAGTTTATGGCTATTGAAGTGAATAAAAAACCGAACGAGCCAATTAATAATTTTCTTTTACGATTTAATCGCGCTTTAAAACAAGCTGCTGTTTTAGATGAGGCACGAAAAAAACGTTTTTTTGAACCAGAAATAAATCGTAATCGCAAAAAACAATCAGCGGTATATCGCGCACAAATAAAAGAAAAAATAATGGCTCTCAAAAAAAGAGGGATTCTTACTGGGAAAGAAGATCTTAAGCTAATCAAAAAACTCTTAAGAAATCCCAAATGGTCTTTTACTAATTTGCCTAAATAATGAAACCTTTTCTTGTTTTAGATTTAGGTAATCAAAATATCAGGGGGTTGGTAGTTCAACCAACAAAAGATTATTCCAAAATAAAAATTTATACGGTTTTTGAGCGACTCTCTGATGGTATGAATAAAGGCGCCATTAATGATTATGGTGCCTTTTGTAATGTTTTGTTTGAAACTTTTGAGGATATAAATAAGTTAGGGTTTAATCCGAAACAGGTGGTAGTTAATATTGCTTCGCCCCATTCAAATTTTAAAATAACTAAAACAACAGGGGGAGTAACAAGGGGAGATTCTCAGATTACCAGGAATGATCTTGTACAACTTGAAGAAAAAATTTATGAAACCCACAGTGAAACAAGTAATAAAATTATTGAACATATTATTCCTCGAGATTACACCGTTGATGGTTTGACTAATATTAAAGATCCAATTGGGATGCACGGATATCGTTTAGAAATGGAAGCGGCTGTAATTGAGGTATTAAATACTCATTTCCAAAATCTTTCCAAGGTTTTTAAAGAATTAAACAAAAATTTGTTGATCTCGCCAGTTTTTAGTCCTTTGGCAGCTTCTTTTGGTTGTCTGACTAAAAAACAACAAAATGTTGGTACTATTTTAGTTGATATTGGCGCTCAAAATACCAGTTATATTATTTACGAAGATGACAAATTAATTGATACAAAAATTTTACATTTAGGAGCTGATAGTATTACGCATGATATTGCTATTTGTTTGAAAGTACCTCTAGAAACAGCAGAAAAAATTAAATTAACTTGCGGTTATGCTTTAGCGGCCGAAGTTAGTCGTAAAGAAAATATCGATGTTTCTAAAATCAGTAAGGAAATTGATTATGCAATCAATAAACGATATTTAGCGGAAATTATTGAAGCTCGATTAGAAGAACTTTTTGGATTTATTAATAACGAAATTAAGAAAAATAATGTCTATAATAAATTAGCGGGTGGCGTGGTTTTGGTTGGCGGTGGCGCCAAGTTGCCCGGTATGGTTGATTTTATTAAAAAATATTTAAAATTGCCCGCTAAAATAGGATATCCCAATTTAGAACAAATTGAAGCAAGCGAAAAACATTTGGATTTGATTGATGATCCATCATTTGTTGAAGTTGTAGGATTGGCATTGTTTATGTTGGCTTATTCTTTTAGTGGTAAGTCTATTGAGTTTGTAAAAACAATGCCCCCTAGTGATATATTGAATAAAATTAAAAAATTCTTTAAAATCTTTTTACCTTAAAAAATTATGACTACAAAAAAGAAAAATAAAAAAATTAAAAAACAACAGAAAAAATTGATAAAAACTCAGAAAAAAACAAAAAGAATTAAGGCAAGAAAAAAAGCCGATTTAAAAAAGAAGAGGGCAACAAAACAAACTTTAGAAACATCGGTAATATTGCCAAAAATTGCAGTTAAAAACTTGAGAAAAAATAAAGCAAAATCCTCTAAAGAAAATCATCTAATAGAATTGGGGAATTTTCCCGTGATTAAGGTTATCGGCATTGGCGGTGCAGGCGGAAATATTTTATCAAGAATGAAGCAGGCAAAAATTCAGGGAGTAGAATTTATCGCTGTTAATACCGATTTACAGGATTTATACAAATGCGGCATTCGGCGTCGAATTCATATAGGGAAAAATATTTCTAAAGGAATGGGAACAGGAATGAATCCAGAAATTGGTCGCCAAGCCGCAGAAGAATCCCGCCCTCAAATAGAAGAGGCCCTAAAAGGCGCCGATCTCGTTTTTCTAACCTGCGGATTAGGCGGTGGAACTGGTTCTGGCGCTACGCCTGTAATTGCCGATGTTTGTCAACAGCTCGGGGTTTTAACGGTTGCTGTAATGACAAAACCTTTTTCTTTTGAAGGTAGTAAGCGTTCGCAAATCGCCGAGGAAGCGCTTTTGAAAATTAAAGATAAAGTAGATTCTTATATAGTTATTCCCAATGACAGAATTTTTAATATCATTGATAATTCAACTCCTCTTTATAAAGCTTTTGAGTTAATCGATGATATTTTAAGACAATCAGTAAAGGGTATTAGTGATTTAATCAATATGCCCGGTATTATTAATGTTGATTTTTCTGATATAAAGACCATATTAAGTAATGCCGGGATGACGTTAATAGGATTAGGAAAGGCCAGTGGGGCAGAGCGCGCTGTAAATGCAGCGAAGAATGCTCTTAATTCTCCATTATTTGAATATTCTCCTCATATGGCTAAAGGTGTCTTGTTTAATATTATGGGAGATAGTAGTCTGACGATGACGGAAATTAATGAGGCAGCACGTTTAATCACAGAAATTGTTGATCCTTCTGCCAAAATTATTTTTGGCGCCATGGAAGATCCAAAAATTAAAAAAGGGGAAATAAAAATTATGATTATTGCGGCAGGATTTGATAATTCTTCAAAATACCAATCCTACACGGCAAATCAACAAAGAACTATTTCTAAATCTAATATAGAAACTATTACTACAGAAATTAAAGAAGAAAAAGAATTAATACCTACAGATTCTCTAGAAGAAATTCCAGCTTTTTTGCGAAAAAAGAAAAAATAATTCATTTATTCTTTATTTTTTTCTAATTGGGATTCTGGTTTTGTCCAGGAAGCATAGTTACATTCGGGATAGCGAGAACACCCATAAAAAATCCTTCCTTTCTTTGTTTTTCGTATTACAATATAACCATCATTACACTTCGGACATTTTAGTTCAGTGAGGTGATTATTATTATTCATTAAACTTTTGGTATTTTTGCACTTGGGAAAATTAGAGCAAGCCAGAAATTTACCATAACGGCCGTATTTAATTACCATTTCAGCACCGCACAATTCGCATTTTTCATTTGTTTTTTCTTCAATAGTATTTTTAGCTACTTCAATATATTTTTTGTCGAGGTTTTCTTTAAAAGGAAGGTAAAATTCGCGTATAACATCTTGCCAGTTAATTTTTCCATCGGCAATTTTATCCAAATCTTCTTCAATTTTTGCAGTAAAACCAATA from Patescibacteria group bacterium harbors:
- the hisS gene encoding histidine--tRNA ligase, producing MGRRPKDFFKNKIKRPKMKTILQAPKGMPDILPEENLIRRKILKVVEELADFYGFGQIETPILEETKLFLHGTGPTSDVVQKQMFNLKTPGKDLLSLRPEFTPNIVRAYLENGMFNWSKPVKLFAWGPVFRYEQPQRGRYRQFWQCNFEILGSSDSIYDVLIIQLFFNLFTELKIKDLIVEVNTIGCDNCRPIWHKELKNYFKSKRKFLCVDCKNRLKLNPLRILDCKNESCQNLKNDAPKMMDYLCTECRHHFKQILEYLESLGLPYTINPYLVRGLDYYTKTVFEIRKNDDNLALCGGGRYDYLVEMLGGKSTPAVGGAAGVERLVEIVKKTLKLDNNHKAKVFLVAIGDLAKQKALQYIEVFRKAKIDVIESFAHESLKAQMRQADKVGVHYVIIIGQKEAIDGTVILRDMTASIQEVIDGNKIVDELKKRFKNDIIKTL
- a CDS encoding histidine triad nucleotide-binding protein; its protein translation is MNECIFCQIINKKIPSEIVLENDKVIVFKDINPKAEIHLLIVPKKHIANINEINEEDRELLGELFLTAKKIAQQLSLIEKGYKLVMNVGRGAGQLIDHIHLHLLSGSFNRSLKEI
- the rpsU gene encoding 30S ribosomal protein S21, which translates into the protein MAIEVNKKPNEPINNFLLRFNRALKQAAVLDEARKKRFFEPEINRNRKKQSAVYRAQIKEKIMALKKRGILTGKEDLKLIKKLLRNPKWSFTNLPK
- the ftsA gene encoding cell division protein FtsA, which translates into the protein MKPFLVLDLGNQNIRGLVVQPTKDYSKIKIYTVFERLSDGMNKGAINDYGAFCNVLFETFEDINKLGFNPKQVVVNIASPHSNFKITKTTGGVTRGDSQITRNDLVQLEEKIYETHSETSNKIIEHIIPRDYTVDGLTNIKDPIGMHGYRLEMEAAVIEVLNTHFQNLSKVFKELNKNLLISPVFSPLAASFGCLTKKQQNVGTILVDIGAQNTSYIIYEDDKLIDTKILHLGADSITHDIAICLKVPLETAEKIKLTCGYALAAEVSRKENIDVSKISKEIDYAINKRYLAEIIEARLEELFGFINNEIKKNNVYNKLAGGVVLVGGGAKLPGMVDFIKKYLKLPAKIGYPNLEQIEASEKHLDLIDDPSFVEVVGLALFMLAYSFSGKSIEFVKTMPPSDILNKIKKFFKIFLP
- the ftsZ gene encoding cell division protein FtsZ: MTTKKKNKKIKKQQKKLIKTQKKTKRIKARKKADLKKKRATKQTLETSVILPKIAVKNLRKNKAKSSKENHLIELGNFPVIKVIGIGGAGGNILSRMKQAKIQGVEFIAVNTDLQDLYKCGIRRRIHIGKNISKGMGTGMNPEIGRQAAEESRPQIEEALKGADLVFLTCGLGGGTGSGATPVIADVCQQLGVLTVAVMTKPFSFEGSKRSQIAEEALLKIKDKVDSYIVIPNDRIFNIIDNSTPLYKAFELIDDILRQSVKGISDLINMPGIINVDFSDIKTILSNAGMTLIGLGKASGAERAVNAAKNALNSPLFEYSPHMAKGVLFNIMGDSSLTMTEINEAARLITEIVDPSAKIIFGAMEDPKIKKGEIKIMIIAAGFDNSSKYQSYTANQQRTISKSNIETITTEIKEEKELIPTDSLEEIPAFLRKKKK